The following proteins are encoded in a genomic region of Pseudomonas saponiphila:
- a CDS encoding helix-turn-helix transcriptional regulator → MQTQEQHIEYIKLPEVISLVGIKTTTIYKMANEGKFPKQVKLGARSVAWIKAEVLQWNLEQAQASRGQPA, encoded by the coding sequence ATGCAAACTCAAGAGCAACACATCGAATACATCAAGCTGCCCGAGGTGATCAGCCTGGTGGGCATCAAGACCACCACCATCTACAAGATGGCCAACGAGGGGAAGTTTCCCAAGCAGGTCAAGCTGGGCGCCAGGTCCGTGGCCTGGATCAAGGCCGAGGTTCTGCAATGGAACCTGGAACAGGCCCAGGCTTCCCGTGGCCAGCCGGCTTGA
- a CDS encoding ead/Ea22-like family protein: protein MNIDKEKLKDLAEAAPEGPWFGPEYAPGTSYVFDVDLGSLLHYESIETEQDACLRYVAAANPAMVLGLLAEIERLSPPAGQVSYQDQAEAWKAASSQDLRARGELLVQVEELEADNEALRKDAERSKRMLLDACVSIGSIGEALGLDMDADADTMIGTARELIDGLNRIIKECPLGSPGFAIACEVLGELGVQQEVQP from the coding sequence ATGAATATCGACAAAGAAAAGCTGAAGGACCTGGCCGAGGCTGCACCTGAAGGACCTTGGTTTGGCCCAGAGTACGCACCCGGTACCAGCTATGTGTTCGACGTAGACCTTGGTTCCTTGCTGCATTACGAAAGCATCGAAACTGAGCAAGATGCCTGTCTGCGCTATGTGGCAGCAGCCAACCCGGCCATGGTACTGGGCCTGCTCGCTGAGATCGAACGGCTGTCGCCACCAGCGGGCCAGGTCTCGTACCAGGACCAGGCAGAGGCATGGAAGGCGGCGAGCAGCCAAGACCTTCGGGCCCGGGGCGAGCTGCTGGTCCAAGTCGAAGAACTGGAGGCCGACAACGAGGCGCTGCGCAAGGACGCCGAGCGCAGCAAGCGCATGTTGTTGGATGCCTGCGTCTCCATCGGCAGCATTGGCGAAGCCCTCGGCCTAGACATGGACGCCGATGCCGACACGATGATCGGCACAGCTCGCGAGCTGATCGACGGCCTGAACCGCATCATCAAGGAATGCCCGCTGGGAAGCCCAGGCTTTGCCATCGCTTGCGAGGTGCTTGGGGAGCTTGGCGTGCAGCAGGAGGTGCAGCCATGA
- a CDS encoding 3'-5' exonuclease: protein MSELICFFDTETTGLPLFREPSEDPRQPHIVDICALLYTPDGILVDSFEAMVKPDGWVIPDDVAAIHGITTEMALEQGIPEAEAVAGFMSIMAQAGLRVAHNVSFDDRILRIGLKRFMDEATADEFRDGPKYCTCQNSTALVKCPPTARMIAAGRGRQFKQPSVAEALLHFTGEVLVGGHRARPDTEACARIYFAMNPPTRVA from the coding sequence ATGTCCGAATTGATCTGTTTCTTCGATACCGAAACCACCGGCCTGCCCTTGTTCAGGGAGCCCAGCGAAGACCCCCGCCAGCCGCATATCGTTGATATCTGCGCCCTGCTCTACACGCCCGACGGCATCCTGGTGGACTCGTTCGAAGCGATGGTAAAGCCAGACGGCTGGGTTATCCCTGACGACGTCGCAGCCATCCACGGCATCACCACCGAAATGGCCCTGGAGCAGGGGATTCCGGAAGCCGAAGCGGTCGCCGGGTTCATGAGCATCATGGCCCAGGCCGGCCTGCGGGTAGCGCATAACGTCTCGTTCGATGACCGCATTCTGCGCATTGGCTTGAAGCGTTTCATGGATGAGGCCACCGCTGATGAGTTCCGCGACGGGCCGAAGTACTGCACATGCCAGAACAGCACCGCCCTTGTGAAGTGCCCGCCAACCGCCCGAATGATCGCCGCCGGTCGTGGTCGGCAGTTCAAGCAACCCTCTGTCGCTGAAGCCCTTCTGCACTTCACCGGCGAGGTGCTGGTCGGGGGGCACCGAGCCCGGCCAGATACAGAAGCCTGTGCCCGCATTTACTTCGCAATGAACCCGCCAACCCGGGTTGCGTAA
- a CDS encoding YqaJ viral recombinase family protein — protein MKVHNVQQGTPEWHALRSSYFTASEAPAMMGASKFQTRNDLLTMKKTGIVPEVTPAQQAVFDRGHATEELARPLVEEMIGEELYPIVGTAGNLLASMDGATMLGDTLFEHKLWNQRLVAQIRAGALDPHYYWQLEQQLLVAGAERVIFACSDGTRENFVHLEYRPVPGRREQLVQGWAQFEQDLGEFAPQAATVELLGSAPDQLPALRIEVTGMVTASNLDAFKAHAMTVFGKINTELSTDQDFADAETTVKWCSDVEDKLKAAKEHALSQTESIDLLFKAIDDITAEARRKRLELEKLVKARKDTIRNDIVIDAAKALQDHIDQINGTLNSRIRMPKVMADFAGVIKGKRTISSLKEAADSELARAKIEASRIGDLIRTNLKSLNELASKHGFLFADAQELVLKVNDDLVALIKVRINEHEQQQAELARQADASQAAQQQPTKEPVQPVAEQAKPLAATPITSAAPAAQQVADDGQRIKLGEICRCLGFTLTADFLRSLGFEAVERDRSAMLYRAADFPRICSALVVHVQRIQNSQAAA, from the coding sequence ATGAAAGTGCATAACGTCCAGCAGGGCACGCCTGAGTGGCACGCCCTTCGCTCCAGCTATTTCACCGCTTCGGAGGCGCCCGCGATGATGGGGGCCTCGAAGTTCCAAACCCGCAACGACCTGCTGACGATGAAGAAAACCGGCATCGTGCCCGAGGTTACCCCGGCGCAGCAGGCCGTCTTCGACCGCGGCCATGCCACTGAAGAGCTGGCCCGGCCCCTGGTCGAGGAAATGATCGGCGAAGAGCTGTATCCCATCGTTGGCACCGCTGGCAACCTGCTGGCCTCGATGGATGGCGCCACGATGCTTGGCGATACCCTCTTCGAGCATAAGCTGTGGAACCAGAGACTGGTCGCGCAGATCCGCGCCGGCGCTCTTGACCCCCACTACTACTGGCAGCTTGAGCAGCAGCTGCTGGTCGCCGGCGCTGAGCGCGTGATCTTCGCCTGCTCCGATGGCACCCGCGAAAACTTCGTGCACCTGGAATACCGGCCAGTCCCGGGGCGCCGGGAACAGCTGGTCCAAGGCTGGGCCCAGTTCGAGCAGGATCTTGGCGAGTTCGCGCCGCAGGCGGCCACAGTCGAGTTGCTCGGCTCTGCACCTGACCAACTGCCAGCACTGCGCATCGAGGTCACCGGCATGGTGACCGCCAGCAATCTGGATGCCTTCAAGGCCCACGCTATGACGGTGTTCGGCAAAATCAACACCGAGCTATCCACCGACCAGGACTTTGCCGACGCTGAAACTACCGTGAAGTGGTGCAGCGACGTCGAGGACAAGCTCAAGGCTGCCAAAGAGCATGCCCTGAGCCAGACGGAAAGCATTGACCTGCTGTTCAAGGCCATCGACGACATCACCGCCGAGGCTCGCCGTAAGCGCCTGGAACTGGAAAAGCTGGTCAAGGCGCGCAAGGACACGATCCGCAACGACATCGTCATCGATGCGGCGAAGGCCCTGCAGGATCACATCGACCAGATCAACGGAACGCTGAATAGCCGTATCCGCATGCCGAAAGTCATGGCCGACTTTGCCGGCGTCATCAAAGGCAAGCGCACCATTTCCAGCCTCAAGGAAGCCGCCGACAGCGAACTGGCCCGCGCCAAGATCGAGGCCAGCCGCATCGGCGACTTGATCCGGACGAACCTGAAGAGCCTGAACGAGCTGGCCAGCAAGCACGGTTTCCTGTTCGCCGATGCCCAAGAACTGGTGCTCAAGGTCAACGACGACCTGGTGGCGCTGATCAAAGTTCGCATCAACGAGCACGAACAGCAGCAGGCCGAGCTGGCGCGCCAGGCGGACGCGAGCCAGGCCGCCCAGCAGCAGCCGACCAAAGAGCCTGTTCAGCCGGTCGCCGAGCAGGCCAAGCCGTTGGCGGCAACACCAATCACCAGCGCTGCACCTGCAGCTCAGCAGGTGGCTGACGATGGCCAGCGCATCAAGCTCGGCGAAATCTGCCGCTGCCTGGGCTTCACCTTGACGGCTGACTTCCTGCGCTCGCTGGGCTTTGAGGCTGTCGAGCGTGATCGCTCGGCAATGCTTTACCGCGCCGCCGACTTCCCGCGCATCTGCTCGGCCCTGGTGGTGCATGTCCAGCGCATACAGAACAGTCAGGCCGCCGCCTGA
- a CDS encoding RecT family recombinase, protein MSQQSLAPVAHEQNLHVLPHASTSTSALVLDGDSLDKMMRLADVMATGRATLPKHFYGNPADCLAVVMQSMQWKMNPFAVAQKTHLVNGVLGYEAQLVNAVITTCAPVADRLHYEWYGDWEKVIGKFEIRKGEKGEYRVPGWKMADEEGLGVRVWATFRGEPEPRVLELLLAQARTRNSTLWADDPRQQLAYLATKRWSRLYCPDVILGVYSPDELEETSQPMRDLNPPRRTEEPKQLPPYPDSKLDENADKWRAMIATGRATPDHILSNITSKYAVTPEQEERIRALAPIEGEATNESA, encoded by the coding sequence GTGTCCCAACAAAGCTTGGCGCCAGTGGCGCACGAACAAAACCTGCACGTCCTTCCGCACGCATCCACCAGCACCAGCGCCCTGGTTTTGGATGGCGACAGCCTGGACAAGATGATGCGCCTGGCCGATGTCATGGCCACCGGCCGCGCCACGCTGCCAAAGCACTTCTACGGAAATCCGGCTGACTGCCTGGCGGTCGTCATGCAATCGATGCAGTGGAAAATGAATCCATTCGCCGTGGCGCAGAAGACGCACCTGGTCAACGGCGTGTTGGGCTATGAAGCACAGCTGGTGAATGCGGTGATCACCACCTGCGCGCCGGTCGCTGATCGGCTGCACTACGAGTGGTACGGCGACTGGGAAAAGGTCATCGGCAAGTTCGAGATCCGCAAAGGCGAGAAAGGCGAATACCGCGTGCCCGGCTGGAAGATGGCCGACGAAGAAGGCCTCGGCGTAAGGGTTTGGGCTACGTTCCGTGGCGAACCTGAACCGCGCGTGCTCGAGCTGCTGCTCGCCCAGGCACGCACCCGAAACAGTACGCTGTGGGCTGATGACCCGCGCCAGCAACTGGCGTATCTCGCGACCAAACGTTGGTCGCGCCTCTACTGCCCTGACGTGATCCTGGGCGTTTACAGCCCTGACGAACTGGAAGAAACCTCCCAGCCAATGCGGGACCTCAACCCGCCGCGCAGGACCGAAGAACCAAAGCAGCTACCGCCCTACCCAGACAGCAAGCTTGACGAGAATGCGGACAAGTGGCGCGCAATGATCGCCACTGGCCGCGCGACCCCCGATCACATCCTTTCCAATATCACCAGCAAATACGCCGTCACCCCGGAGCAAGAAGAGCGCATCCGCGCCCTGGCCCCCATCGAAGGAGAAGCCACCAATGAAAGTGCATAA
- a CDS encoding XRE family transcriptional regulator, with amino-acid sequence MNITDRITKLVLTRRPETGARGVKRKISTTCGISYEAVRQWFAGDTGNIKNDNLLAIAQAFDTTVDWLLDGAGEPPSRRQSSNVVTADFTRKTRDDEILIPQYDVVGSMGHGQVLPKEYIETVRNITVRTEYLREQGIAYTHADNLSVITGFGESMGATFSSGDPLIVDQGVNSVVVDGVYVFTLDGMLYIKRLQRLPKMIRMISDNETFPPYDIKGAELESMIIHARVLLAWNARKL; translated from the coding sequence ATGAACATTACCGATCGAATCACCAAGCTCGTACTGACTCGCAGGCCGGAAACTGGCGCCCGAGGAGTCAAGCGGAAGATTTCCACGACCTGCGGAATCAGCTATGAGGCTGTGCGCCAGTGGTTTGCCGGTGATACCGGCAACATCAAGAATGACAATCTTCTGGCTATTGCTCAGGCGTTTGACACCACTGTGGACTGGCTTCTGGATGGAGCTGGGGAACCACCGAGCCGCCGGCAAAGCTCCAACGTCGTGACAGCCGATTTCACGAGAAAAACACGCGACGATGAAATCCTGATACCTCAATACGATGTAGTCGGTTCAATGGGACACGGACAGGTTTTACCGAAGGAATACATTGAAACTGTGCGTAACATTACTGTGCGAACTGAGTATTTGAGAGAGCAAGGTATCGCCTATACACACGCCGATAATCTTTCAGTAATTACTGGCTTTGGCGAAAGTATGGGGGCAACTTTTTCAAGTGGTGATCCGCTGATAGTTGACCAGGGCGTTAACTCGGTGGTGGTAGATGGCGTCTATGTGTTTACCCTTGATGGAATGCTCTACATCAAGCGTTTGCAGCGCTTACCAAAGATGATTCGCATGATTTCTGACAATGAAACGTTCCCGCCCTACGACATCAAGGGCGCAGAACTGGAGTCCATGATTATTCACGCCCGGGTCCTGCTAGCCTGGAACGCAAGGAAGCTATGA
- a CDS encoding Cro/CI family transcriptional regulator — translation MLEFDASALEVPMKRQAAIDYFGSIPALAKALKITYEAVRQWGEEIPELRQYQLEKLTNGQLKAGHDSKSQSVA, via the coding sequence ATGCTTGAATTTGACGCATCAGCATTGGAGGTGCCTATGAAGCGTCAAGCAGCTATTGATTATTTCGGCTCCATCCCCGCCCTGGCCAAAGCACTCAAGATTACTTACGAGGCTGTGCGTCAGTGGGGGGAGGAGATCCCAGAACTGCGTCAGTACCAATTGGAGAAACTCACCAATGGGCAACTGAAGGCGGGCCATGACAGCAAGTCTCAATCGGTGGCCTGA
- a CDS encoding CII family transcriptional regulator — MSANKLSPEQDARARKNYSVLMQRLASVGNAPVAHAVGCDEATISRMKPEKFEQFTQILAVLDLKVVPTDARCFRERDIAAYLQLAKLHMEQIDGVHQLEWD, encoded by the coding sequence ATGAGCGCGAACAAATTAAGCCCCGAGCAGGATGCAAGGGCACGCAAGAACTACTCAGTCCTGATGCAGCGTCTTGCGTCAGTCGGAAATGCGCCAGTTGCGCATGCAGTAGGTTGCGACGAGGCGACGATCAGCCGCATGAAGCCCGAGAAATTCGAGCAATTCACCCAGATCCTGGCCGTCCTGGACCTCAAGGTGGTGCCGACCGATGCCCGCTGTTTTCGTGAGCGCGACATCGCGGCCTACCTGCAGCTGGCCAAGCTGCATATGGAGCAGATCGACGGCGTGCATCAGCTGGAGTGGGACTGA
- the dnaB gene encoding replicative DNA helicase, with protein sequence MRDPYSLEAEHAVLGAMLIKPELIDILSADLKTSDFFFADNRAVFDAIQALKAAGTPVDFLTVAEKIGTLGEDSSALAYCADLHRNTPSAANARAYANTVLERSTVRALMTAAQAIHEIAQGDSGTEDKITQAQAEINAIGSSSAGSETITAGEAVRKHIEELERREALGGAMDGLATGIPSLDAKIMGLKGGQLIIVAGRPKMGKTTLAMNIVDNVAVHSGKRVLVFSQEMSHGELMDKSLASLGNIPLRALKDGSALSTHPTQMLEASNLIHGAAIELYDRSGVTVSRIRAVSRRQKMNFGLDLIVVDHIGLVDVDDARANSVQRISEITRQLKLLAKELDVPVIALSQLNRQLEQRPNKRPVPSDLRDSGSIEQDADMIIFVYRDEVYEPNTKDRGVAEIIIGAARGIQPCTVRVAYQGGYSRFIDLQAIAGSPPPDLFDDSADYAPKPESPVAKVTSMAERYNKSYGGHRS encoded by the coding sequence ATGCGTGACCCGTACAGCCTCGAAGCCGAGCACGCGGTGCTGGGCGCAATGCTGATCAAGCCCGAGCTGATCGACATCCTGTCGGCAGACCTCAAGACCTCGGATTTCTTTTTCGCCGACAACCGCGCAGTGTTCGATGCGATCCAGGCGCTCAAGGCCGCAGGCACTCCCGTTGACTTCCTGACCGTGGCCGAGAAGATTGGCACCCTTGGCGAGGACTCTTCAGCGCTGGCCTACTGCGCTGACCTGCACCGCAACACGCCATCGGCTGCCAACGCCCGGGCCTACGCCAACACCGTGCTCGAGCGCAGCACCGTGCGCGCCCTGATGACCGCGGCCCAGGCCATCCACGAAATTGCCCAGGGCGACAGCGGGACCGAGGACAAGATCACCCAGGCCCAGGCCGAGATTAACGCCATCGGCAGCAGTTCCGCAGGGTCTGAAACCATCACCGCCGGCGAAGCTGTTCGCAAGCACATCGAGGAACTGGAGCGCCGCGAAGCCCTAGGCGGTGCAATGGACGGCCTCGCAACTGGCATCCCCTCGCTCGACGCCAAGATCATGGGGCTCAAGGGCGGGCAACTGATCATCGTTGCAGGCCGGCCGAAGATGGGTAAAACCACCCTGGCCATGAACATCGTGGACAACGTCGCAGTGCACAGCGGTAAGCGCGTTCTGGTGTTTAGCCAGGAAATGTCCCACGGCGAGCTGATGGACAAGTCCCTGGCATCCCTGGGCAACATCCCGTTGAGGGCGCTCAAGGACGGCTCTGCACTCAGCACCCACCCAACGCAGATGCTGGAAGCCTCGAACCTGATTCACGGCGCAGCCATCGAGCTGTACGACCGCAGCGGCGTTACCGTGAGCCGCATCCGCGCCGTGTCTCGCCGGCAGAAAATGAACTTCGGTCTGGATCTGATCGTGGTCGACCACATTGGCCTGGTGGATGTTGACGACGCCCGGGCCAACTCTGTGCAGCGGATCAGCGAAATCACCCGCCAGCTCAAGCTGCTTGCCAAGGAACTGGACGTTCCAGTCATTGCCCTGTCGCAGCTGAACCGCCAGCTGGAACAGCGCCCGAACAAGCGCCCCGTACCCTCTGACCTGCGCGACTCCGGCTCGATCGAGCAAGACGCGGACATGATCATTTTCGTTTACCGGGACGAGGTCTACGAGCCAAACACCAAGGACCGCGGCGTGGCCGAAATCATCATCGGCGCCGCCCGTGGCATCCAGCCATGCACCGTCCGCGTTGCGTACCAGGGGGGCTACAGCCGGTTTATCGATCTGCAGGCCATAGCCGGCAGTCCGCCACCGGATCTGTTCGACGACAGCGCCGACTATGCACCCAAGCCAGAAAGTCCAGTAGCCAAGGTCACCAGCATGGCCGAGCGGTACAACAAGAGCTATGGAGGCCATCGCTCATGA
- a CDS encoding RusA family crossover junction endodeoxyribonuclease codes for MSIDPTPVSFVVPGEAVGKGRPRVTTIGGHARMFTPKKTANYETLISMAAQQAMAGRELITGPVLVELKIAVGIAASWSKKKTAQALAGDVKPTKKPDIDNVLKAVCDGINGIVFRDDVQVVNVSMSKRFAEVPGVRVRIVPLEGEPS; via the coding sequence ATGAGCATCGATCCAACACCCGTTTCTTTCGTCGTTCCAGGTGAAGCCGTGGGGAAGGGCAGGCCACGTGTAACCACCATCGGCGGCCATGCCCGCATGTTCACCCCGAAAAAGACCGCCAACTACGAAACCCTGATCTCCATGGCGGCCCAGCAGGCCATGGCCGGGCGCGAGCTGATCACCGGCCCAGTGCTGGTGGAGCTGAAAATCGCTGTCGGCATTGCCGCGTCATGGTCGAAGAAGAAAACCGCCCAGGCACTGGCCGGCGACGTGAAGCCCACGAAAAAGCCGGACATCGACAATGTGCTTAAGGCCGTCTGCGACGGGATCAACGGCATCGTCTTCCGCGACGACGTCCAGGTGGTCAACGTCTCCATGAGCAAGCGCTTTGCTGAAGTCCCGGGCGTCCGCGTGCGCATCGTTCCCCTGGAAGGAGAACCCTCATGA
- a CDS encoding phage holin, lambda family, whose translation MPNMPDKPDTWAILLAWLSQHAPLLYAALLSFLMAAVRIIYGGGTRRQAGLEACLCALFTAGAFPLLEYFGLPQNLAAALGGGIGFIGVKKIADLADRFADFKLPRRGAGQ comes from the coding sequence ATGCCGAACATGCCAGACAAACCTGACACCTGGGCGATCCTGCTGGCGTGGCTAAGCCAGCACGCCCCCTTGCTATATGCGGCGCTGCTGTCGTTCCTGATGGCCGCGGTGCGGATCATTTACGGAGGCGGTACGCGGCGACAGGCTGGGCTTGAGGCCTGCTTGTGTGCGCTGTTCACCGCGGGGGCATTCCCACTGCTCGAGTATTTCGGGCTGCCCCAGAACCTGGCCGCAGCACTTGGCGGTGGCATTGGCTTCATCGGCGTGAAGAAAATTGCCGACCTAGCCGACCGCTTCGCCGACTTCAAGCTGCCACGCCGGGGGGCCGGCCAATGA
- a CDS encoding structural protein P5, giving the protein MTIARGVRNHNPGNIDYNPRNNWEGQLGKEPNGRFAIFDTAENGIRALGRLLLNYRGKDGMPGVGGPGIDTPREFITRWAPGNENDTEAYIAAIAKRLGVKANDVINIKNPVTLRAVMLGIIVHENGGNPYPDAVLDEGLRRALK; this is encoded by the coding sequence ATGACCATTGCCCGCGGCGTCCGCAACCACAACCCCGGAAACATCGACTACAACCCCCGTAACAACTGGGAAGGCCAGCTCGGCAAGGAGCCGAACGGCAGGTTCGCTATCTTTGATACCGCCGAGAACGGCATCCGAGCCCTGGGCAGGCTGTTGCTCAACTACCGCGGCAAGGACGGCATGCCCGGGGTTGGTGGCCCAGGCATCGATACCCCTCGCGAGTTCATCACCCGCTGGGCGCCCGGGAACGAGAACGACACCGAGGCCTACATCGCCGCTATCGCTAAGCGTCTGGGCGTGAAGGCGAACGACGTGATCAATATCAAGAACCCGGTAACCCTGCGCGCAGTGATGCTGGGAATCATCGTTCATGAGAACGGCGGCAACCCTTACCCGGACGCTGTGCTCGATGAAGGTCTGCGCAGGGCCCTCAAGTGA
- a CDS encoding lysis system i-spanin subunit Rz: MTRYIVFGLSVALILAFWRLDHISTSLDASSQRVRDLESQAEAHQQAITVRDSIDSQFQEEIRNAEDSKPQLVADLNSGARVVYVRAACMPTNPNPTGSTDAAAPQLAADARQDYADLVAANRKVTAQVAGLQQFILSACVRAASK, encoded by the coding sequence GTGACCCGCTATATCGTGTTTGGGCTGTCTGTGGCTTTGATCCTGGCGTTTTGGCGGCTCGACCATATCAGCACCAGCCTCGATGCATCATCGCAGCGTGTGCGCGATCTGGAGAGCCAAGCCGAAGCGCACCAGCAGGCGATCACCGTTCGCGATTCCATCGACAGTCAGTTTCAGGAGGAAATCCGCAATGCCGAAGACTCCAAGCCTCAGCTTGTTGCTGACCTCAACTCTGGCGCTCGCGTCGTGTACGTCCGCGCCGCCTGCATGCCAACCAATCCCAACCCCACCGGCAGCACTGATGCAGCCGCCCCCCAACTTGCAGCAGATGCTCGACAGGATTATGCCGACCTCGTTGCAGCCAACCGCAAAGTGACTGCCCAGGTCGCCGGCCTGCAGCAGTTCATCCTCTCCGCGTGCGTTCGCGCCGCTTCGAAATAG
- a CDS encoding portal protein, with protein MNASQICTTLSTLKSLRSPHEQVWRDCYDHSYPIRGSGFCSEQITAIEAQMRKARMLDGTTTDAARILSSSIMSGLTPANSLWFGMDVGQETEDERRWLDDSADILWQNIHASNFDAAAFEGMLDEVCAGWFALYIDSDKERGGFTFDLWPIASVYCSASKAGGKIDTVYREYQLTAQQAVNEFGEANVSENTRKLAQDKPQEMVRFIHAIYPRSTYMVGARLAKNMPIASCKVEVEAKRMVSESGYHEMPVVVPRWMMIPNSVYAVGPVFDALPDARTLNDLCRMDLAAGDLAIAGMWIAEDDGVLNPRTVKVGPRKIIVANSVDSMKPLQSGSNFQYAETKIQRLQASIRKILMADQLQAQDGPAMTATEVHVRVNLIRQLLGPVYGRLQTEYLQPLIERCFGIAYRAGILGQAPESLAGRNFTVRYLSPLARAQKLEEVNAIDQFVAGALGIVSATQDPSILDNIDLDEAQRFKGEALGVPNSIIRSKADRDKIRADRAQAQQDAQEQAQQQMMMQQAGEAAMRQQPGAAA; from the coding sequence ATGAACGCATCCCAGATCTGCACAACGTTGAGCACCCTGAAGTCTCTGCGCTCGCCGCATGAGCAGGTCTGGCGCGACTGCTATGACCACAGCTACCCGATCCGGGGTAGCGGCTTCTGCTCCGAGCAAATCACCGCCATCGAGGCGCAAATGCGCAAGGCGCGGATGCTGGACGGCACCACAACGGACGCAGCCCGCATTCTGTCGTCGAGCATCATGTCGGGCCTGACCCCGGCCAACTCTCTCTGGTTCGGCATGGACGTCGGCCAGGAAACCGAGGACGAACGCCGGTGGCTCGACGACTCGGCCGACATCCTCTGGCAGAACATCCACGCTTCGAACTTCGACGCCGCAGCCTTCGAGGGCATGCTCGACGAGGTGTGCGCCGGCTGGTTCGCCCTGTACATCGATAGCGACAAGGAGCGGGGCGGCTTCACGTTCGATCTGTGGCCAATCGCGAGCGTCTACTGCTCGGCATCAAAGGCTGGCGGGAAGATCGACACCGTTTACCGCGAGTACCAGCTCACTGCCCAGCAGGCGGTAAACGAGTTCGGCGAGGCCAATGTCAGCGAGAACACCCGCAAACTGGCCCAGGACAAGCCGCAGGAAATGGTGCGGTTCATCCACGCAATCTATCCGCGCAGCACATACATGGTCGGCGCCCGCCTGGCCAAGAACATGCCGATTGCGTCATGCAAGGTCGAGGTCGAGGCCAAGCGCATGGTCAGCGAGTCGGGCTACCACGAAATGCCGGTGGTGGTTCCGCGCTGGATGATGATTCCGAACAGCGTCTATGCCGTGGGCCCGGTGTTCGATGCGCTGCCGGATGCGCGCACGCTGAATGACCTGTGCCGGATGGACCTCGCCGCCGGGGATCTGGCCATTGCCGGTATGTGGATTGCCGAGGATGACGGCGTACTGAACCCGCGAACGGTGAAGGTCGGCCCCCGCAAGATCATTGTGGCCAACAGCGTGGACAGCATGAAGCCCCTGCAAAGCGGCTCCAACTTCCAGTACGCCGAAACCAAGATCCAGCGCTTGCAGGCGTCGATCCGCAAGATCCTGATGGCCGACCAGCTCCAGGCCCAGGACGGCCCGGCGATGACCGCGACCGAGGTGCATGTGCGGGTGAACCTGATCCGTCAGCTGCTGGGCCCCGTCTATGGCCGCCTGCAAACCGAGTACCTGCAACCCCTGATCGAGCGGTGCTTCGGCATCGCCTACCGCGCCGGCATCCTGGGGCAGGCACCGGAAAGCCTGGCTGGCCGCAACTTCACAGTGCGCTACCTGTCGCCCCTGGCGCGCGCCCAGAAGCTGGAAGAGGTAAACGCCATTGACCAGTTCGTGGCCGGTGCCCTGGGCATCGTTTCTGCCACGCAAGACCCTTCGATTCTGGACAACATCGACCTGGACGAGGCCCAGCGCTTCAAGGGCGAGGCCCTGGGCGTACCGAACTCCATCATTCGCAGCAAGGCCGACAGGGACAAGATCAGGGCAGACCGTGCCCAGGCACAGCAGGACGCCCAGGAGCAGGCGCAGCAGCAAATGATGATGCAACAGGCCGGCGAGGCCGCAATGAGGCAACAGCCAGGAGCTGCAGCATGA